The following nucleotide sequence is from Acidobacteriota bacterium.
GGTGGCCACCGACAGCATGACGATGGTAATCATGATTGTCTTCTTGCCGCCAAGGCGATCATCGACGAAGCCGAACAGGAACGCACCGAATCCTGACGTGACGTTCAGCCAGATGCCGAAGACAATCACGTCGCTCATGGTCATGCCGAAGGTCCCCTGGGCGTAGATTCCGCCGAAGGCGAAGACGGTGACCAGCCCATCATTGAAGACCAACCGGGCGACCAGGAACTTGACGAGCTCTTTGAAATGCCGAAGATGGCGGGCGGTTTGTCCCAATTCATGGAAGGCCGCCTTGATACTGATTCGTGCGGCATGGGTCCGCTGTTCAGGTACGAACCAGAACATCGGCAGCGCAAACAGCAGGAACCAGCCGGCCACCAGCAGGTTCGTCGCGCGTATGCCGGCGTCTTCCGTCAGGCCAAACCATGGAGCTTCTGTCACGAAGCCGATCAGCGCCAGCAGCATGCAGACCGTGCCCCCGACGTAGCCGAGGCCCCAGCCCCAACCCGACACCCGCCCGATCCGTGCGGGTGAGGCTATCGACGGAAGGAAGGCGTTGTAGAACACGTTGCCGACTTCGAACGTCAGGTCGGCGACGATGAAGAGCGTGAGCGCGATCAACGCGCCGTTGGCCATATCTGGCTTGATGAACGCCAGTGCGGTCGTGGCGCCGACGCAAAGAACCAGGGCGATGCCCATGAATCGCTTTCGCGCTCCGCCACGATCGGCGGCGGCGCCGAATATCGGCGAGGCAAGCGCCGTCAGGATCGAGCTAATCATCACCGCACGTGCCCACCACAGGGTGCCGGTTG
It contains:
- a CDS encoding MFS transporter; protein product: MTTAETTVAPGRDVPKVVWSWAMYDWANSAFTTLVVTFIYSTYFTKAFAPDEATGTLWWARAVMISSILTALASPIFGAAADRGGARKRFMGIALVLCVGATTALAFIKPDMANGALIALTLFIVADLTFEVGNVFYNAFLPSIASPARIGRVSGWGWGLGYVGGTVCMLLALIGFVTEAPWFGLTEDAGIRATNLLVAGWFLLFALPMFWFVPEQRTHAARISIKAAFHELGQTARHLRHFKELVKFLVARLVFNDGLVTVFAFGGIYAQGTFGMTMSDVIVFGIWLNVTSGFGAFLFGFVDDRLGGKKTIMITIVMLSVATGMAVWAPTVGWFWAAGTLLGIFVGPNQSASRSLMGRFVPTKHESEFFGFFAFSGKATAFMGPFLLGELTKAYSQRVGMASILLFFVVGGLLLVSVDEAKGMAAAKDA